The following proteins come from a genomic window of Actinomarinicola tropica:
- a CDS encoding SufS family cysteine desulfurase has protein sequence MSLDVARIQKDFPILGREVRAGRLVYLDSANTSQKPRQVLDAMARYYERVNANVHRGTYQIAEEATAALEGARAKVARFIGAGSDREIVFTKNATEALNLVAKAWGRRHLREGDAVVLTELEHHANIVPWHQLVEEIGIELRWIPVDAHGHLDLTDLDRLVDGARVVSFAAMSNVLGTILPIDRLVAAAHDAGAIAIVDASQYVPHIGTDVRDWGADFVAFTGHKMLGPTGVGVLWGTPEILDATPPFLTGGEMILNVTKEGFTPNEVPWKFEAGTPPIAEIVGLGAAVDYLTELGMDAVREHEVSLTGYALRTLHERFGDRLTVHGPSEPAERGGVLSFVFDDIHPHDLTQVFDQHGVCVRAGHHCAKPLMRTMGVAATARASLYVYNDESDVDALAEALQSASDFFAI, from the coding sequence ATGAGCCTCGACGTCGCCCGCATCCAGAAGGACTTCCCCATCCTCGGCCGTGAGGTCCGGGCCGGCCGCCTCGTCTACCTCGACTCGGCCAACACCTCGCAGAAGCCCCGTCAGGTGCTCGACGCCATGGCCCGCTACTACGAGCGGGTCAACGCCAACGTGCACCGAGGCACCTACCAGATCGCCGAGGAGGCCACCGCGGCCCTCGAGGGGGCACGCGCCAAGGTCGCCCGCTTCATCGGCGCCGGCTCCGACCGCGAGATCGTCTTCACGAAGAACGCCACCGAGGCGCTCAACCTGGTCGCCAAGGCGTGGGGACGACGCCACCTGCGGGAGGGCGACGCCGTCGTGCTCACCGAGCTCGAGCACCACGCCAACATCGTCCCCTGGCACCAGCTCGTCGAGGAGATCGGCATCGAGCTGCGCTGGATCCCGGTCGACGCCCACGGCCACCTCGACCTCACCGACCTCGACCGCCTGGTCGACGGGGCCCGCGTCGTGTCCTTCGCCGCGATGTCGAACGTGCTCGGCACGATCCTCCCCATCGATCGGCTGGTCGCCGCGGCCCACGACGCCGGGGCGATCGCGATCGTGGACGCCAGCCAGTACGTCCCCCACATCGGCACCGACGTGCGGGATTGGGGCGCCGACTTCGTGGCGTTCACGGGCCACAAGATGCTCGGGCCCACCGGCGTCGGGGTCCTCTGGGGCACGCCCGAGATCCTCGACGCGACGCCCCCGTTCCTCACCGGCGGCGAGATGATCCTCAACGTCACCAAGGAGGGCTTCACGCCCAACGAGGTGCCGTGGAAGTTCGAGGCCGGCACGCCGCCCATCGCCGAGATCGTCGGGCTCGGCGCCGCCGTCGACTACCTCACCGAGCTGGGGATGGACGCGGTGCGCGAGCACGAGGTGTCGCTGACGGGGTACGCGCTGCGCACCCTGCACGAGCGCTTCGGCGACCGCCTCACGGTCCACGGGCCGTCCGAGCCGGCCGAGCGGGGCGGCGTGCTGTCGTTCGTCTTCGACGACATCCACCCCCACGACCTCACCCAGGTCTTCGACCAGCACGGCGTGTGCGTCCGAGCCGGCCACCACTGCGCCAAGCCGCTGATGCGTACCATGGGCGTCGCGGCCACCGCCCGTGCGTCGCTCTACGTCTACAACGACGAGTCCGATGTCGACGCCCTCGCCGAGGCGCTCCAGTCGGCGTCGGACTTCTTCGCCATCTGA
- the sufU gene encoding Fe-S cluster assembly sulfur transfer protein SufU, whose amino-acid sequence MPGLEDLYREIILDHYRNPRNRGELESPPAHRTEGFNPLCGDEIVVYLASDGDTIEDIRIGGQGCSISQSSASMMSAAVKGKTVAEARDLVKAFKAMMSIHEHELDAEDGAPEPPADTPDVKLGDLEALRGVVKFPVRIKCATLSWNTLAQGLDEVEADAG is encoded by the coding sequence ATGCCCGGACTCGAAGACCTCTACCGCGAGATCATCCTCGACCACTACCGGAACCCGAGGAACCGCGGCGAGCTCGAGTCGCCCCCTGCCCACCGCACCGAGGGGTTCAACCCGCTGTGCGGCGACGAGATCGTCGTCTACCTGGCCAGCGACGGCGACACGATCGAGGACATCAGGATCGGCGGCCAGGGCTGCTCGATCAGCCAGTCGTCGGCATCGATGATGTCGGCCGCGGTCAAGGGCAAGACGGTCGCCGAGGCCCGCGACCTCGTCAAGGCGTTCAAGGCCATGATGTCGATCCACGAGCACGAGCTCGACGCCGAGGACGGCGCCCCCGAGCCGCCGGCCGACACCCCTGACGTGAAGCTCGGCGACCTCGAAGCCCTCCGGGGTGTCGTGAAGTTCCCGGTGCGGATCAAGTGCGCCACGCTCTCGTGGAACACGCTGGCCCAGGGTCTCGACGAGGTCGAGGCCGACGCCGGCTGA
- a CDS encoding tellurite resistance TerB family protein yields MIFIWGWRTRGSHIGDGEFYCPNEGGDRRYRLMQARRWFTLFWIPVLPLKVLGEYVECTSCDEPFERKVLDLPTTSQMADALRTALRYLVVAIIRSDEKVTNAERRVALDVMGRFHHGDYALIDLERDIAELEVDGIDEVVARAGATLSASGQERVVRACVELATADDEISDADLDIIATAGRSMGMTPAHIKGVLDEETSRGWLPPRTT; encoded by the coding sequence GTGATCTTCATCTGGGGTTGGCGGACGCGGGGCAGCCACATCGGCGACGGCGAGTTCTACTGCCCCAACGAGGGGGGCGACCGTCGCTACCGCCTGATGCAGGCCCGGCGCTGGTTCACGCTGTTCTGGATCCCGGTCCTGCCCTTGAAGGTCCTCGGCGAGTACGTCGAGTGCACCTCGTGCGACGAGCCCTTCGAGCGCAAGGTCCTCGACCTGCCGACGACGAGCCAGATGGCCGATGCCCTCCGCACGGCGCTGCGGTACCTCGTCGTGGCGATCATCCGGTCCGACGAGAAGGTGACGAACGCCGAGCGGCGCGTCGCCCTCGACGTGATGGGCCGGTTCCACCACGGCGACTACGCGCTGATCGACCTCGAGCGCGACATCGCCGAGCTGGAGGTGGACGGCATCGACGAGGTGGTCGCCCGTGCCGGCGCCACGTTGTCGGCGAGCGGTCAGGAGCGGGTCGTGCGAGCCTGCGTCGAGCTCGCCACCGCGGACGACGAGATCAGCGACGCCGACCTCGACATCATCGCCACGGCCGGCCGGTCGATGGGCATGACCCCCGCCCACATCAAGGGCGTGCTCGACGAGGAGACCTCGCGGGGCTGGCTCCCGCCCCGGACCACCTGA
- the soxR gene encoding redox-sensitive transcriptional activator SoxR, with the protein MLTIGEVAERSGVPHSALRFYEAEGLLQTERTDGGQRRYHRDALRRVAFIRIAQQLGLTLDQIREALASLPENRTPTARDWAVLSRRWRPLVDERIAQLERLRDQLDSCIGCGCLSLSSCGLYNRDDVASTHGAGPRWILEGRPEA; encoded by the coding sequence ATGTTGACGATCGGTGAGGTCGCAGAGCGGTCGGGCGTGCCGCACTCCGCCCTCCGCTTCTACGAGGCGGAGGGGCTGCTCCAGACCGAGCGGACCGACGGCGGCCAGCGCCGCTACCACCGCGACGCGCTGCGGCGGGTCGCGTTCATCCGCATCGCCCAACAGCTGGGTCTCACCCTCGACCAGATCCGCGAGGCGTTGGCGTCGCTCCCGGAGAACCGCACGCCCACCGCCCGGGACTGGGCGGTGCTCTCACGCCGGTGGCGTCCGCTCGTCGACGAACGCATCGCGCAGCTCGAGCGGCTGCGGGACCAACTCGACTCCTGCATCGGCTGCGGGTGCCTCTCGCTCTCGTCGTGCGGGCTCTACAACCGCGACGACGTGGCATCCACCCACGGGGCCGGCCCACGGTGGATCCTCGAGGGACGTCCGGAGGCCTGA
- a CDS encoding clostripain-related cysteine peptidase, whose amino-acid sequence MARPEPSVAGRRAWRGRSGLLVLVLVGALLAGCGDDAEPEARNLGELIDAETAATSAALDEPGEWTMFVYLAADNDLEPFALVDLEEMTEAEGVEMVVLVDRSPSYTSQAVLSLGDFDDTKMLHIVDGEVEVVEELGELDTGDPAVLEDFVADGLSRYGSERNGLVIWNHGASWPGAAIDETSLGSMLSVDGIRDAVRAGLDRADVERFDILGFDACLMATYEVAQNLAPVARTLLASEELEPGHGWNWSAVSAPGGTTSTLDLASGIIDGYAEQASSLRTSGVTLSLVDLDLLDPIDEAFDDLAASVDPQARGLVGRIGSGRAEALGFGRDPDPTYDSHMVDVGHLATLLADIDALAEPAGRLRSAIDDAVLLNVTDSTTVDATGLAVYFPPVPSLGLPSYEDVADIGPWTGFLRAYYTGAEEVPPDQLPAFLDDDRLLEAEDVESTDDGVSFTVDVVSGTGVNIVSSKLFWGQVDMADTNRVAFFGERLATIDGDTITAEYDWRYLVVEDGTNEASAYSQLDLAEDGSIRRIVVPVSYTSAEGTTRGILALGIDGDQIASETFYRYTDEGTVGEIEPAPGDTFVPQLLVQDMDDLSSEWVASTDVALSADVDALDHHLRRLAFATPVMLELNLTDIEGGTDYIFHGTASP is encoded by the coding sequence ATGGCACGGCCTGAGCCCTCCGTCGCCGGGCGCCGCGCGTGGCGCGGGCGGTCCGGTCTCCTCGTCCTCGTCCTCGTCGGCGCCCTCCTCGCCGGCTGCGGCGACGACGCCGAGCCCGAGGCCCGGAACCTCGGTGAGCTGATCGACGCCGAGACCGCCGCGACATCGGCCGCTCTCGACGAGCCGGGCGAGTGGACGATGTTCGTCTACCTCGCAGCCGACAACGACCTCGAGCCCTTCGCCCTGGTCGACCTCGAGGAGATGACCGAGGCCGAGGGCGTCGAGATGGTCGTGCTGGTCGACCGGAGCCCCTCCTACACCTCCCAGGCCGTGCTGTCCCTCGGCGACTTCGACGACACGAAGATGCTCCACATCGTCGATGGAGAGGTGGAGGTCGTCGAAGAGCTCGGCGAGCTCGACACCGGGGATCCCGCGGTGCTCGAGGACTTCGTCGCCGACGGTCTGAGCCGGTACGGCTCCGAGCGCAACGGCCTCGTCATCTGGAACCACGGCGCCTCGTGGCCCGGCGCAGCCATCGACGAGACGTCGCTGGGCTCGATGCTGTCGGTCGACGGGATCCGCGACGCGGTCCGTGCCGGGCTCGACCGCGCCGACGTCGAGCGGTTCGACATCCTCGGCTTCGACGCCTGCCTCATGGCCACCTACGAGGTGGCGCAGAACCTCGCACCGGTCGCCCGCACCCTCCTCGCCTCCGAGGAGCTCGAGCCCGGGCACGGCTGGAACTGGTCCGCCGTGTCCGCCCCGGGAGGCACCACCTCGACCCTGGACCTCGCCAGCGGCATCATCGACGGCTACGCCGAGCAGGCGTCGTCGCTCCGGACGTCCGGCGTCACGCTGTCACTCGTCGACCTCGACCTCCTCGACCCCATCGACGAGGCGTTCGACGACCTCGCCGCCTCGGTCGACCCCCAGGCGCGGGGTCTCGTCGGCCGCATCGGCTCGGGGCGCGCCGAGGCGCTGGGCTTCGGCCGCGACCCCGACCCCACCTACGACAGCCACATGGTCGACGTCGGCCACCTCGCCACGCTGCTCGCCGACATCGACGCGCTGGCCGAGCCGGCAGGACGCCTGCGCAGCGCCATCGACGACGCCGTGCTGCTCAACGTCACCGACTCCACGACCGTCGACGCCACGGGCCTCGCCGTCTACTTCCCGCCCGTCCCGTCGCTCGGGTTGCCCTCCTACGAGGACGTGGCCGACATCGGTCCGTGGACCGGCTTCCTCCGTGCGTACTACACGGGGGCCGAAGAGGTGCCCCCCGATCAGCTCCCGGCCTTCCTCGACGACGACCGCCTGCTCGAGGCCGAGGACGTGGAGAGCACCGACGACGGCGTGTCGTTCACCGTCGACGTCGTCTCGGGCACCGGGGTGAACATCGTCTCCTCGAAGCTCTTCTGGGGCCAGGTCGACATGGCGGACACCAACCGGGTGGCCTTCTTCGGCGAGCGACTGGCGACGATCGACGGCGACACGATCACCGCCGAGTACGACTGGCGCTACCTCGTCGTCGAGGACGGGACCAACGAGGCGTCCGCGTACTCCCAGCTCGACCTGGCGGAGGACGGCTCGATCCGACGGATCGTCGTCCCCGTGTCCTACACGTCGGCGGAGGGGACGACCCGCGGGATCCTCGCCCTCGGCATCGACGGCGACCAGATCGCGTCGGAGACGTTCTACCGGTACACCGACGAGGGCACGGTGGGGGAGATCGAGCCCGCACCGGGCGACACGTTCGTGCCCCAGCTGCTCGTCCAGGACATGGACGACCTGTCGTCGGAGTGGGTGGCCTCCACCGACGTCGCGCTCTCGGCGGACGTCGACGCGCTCGACCACCACCTGCGCCGACTGGCCTTCGCCACACCGGTGATGCTGGAGCTGAACCTCACCGACATCGAGGGCGGCACCGACTACATCTTCCACGGCACCGCCAGTCCCTGA
- the sufC gene encoding Fe-S cluster assembly ATPase SufC: protein MTRNAELRIEGLRAAVGGTEILKGIDLVVRSGEVHAVMGPNGSGKSTLSHVIAGRPGYEVLDGSVTLDGEDLLALPAWRRAQAGLFLAMQYPTEVPGVALEDVLVESLTAAGRPDAEVRERMLVEAGRIGFDERFLHRPLNVDLSGGEKKRNETLQLGVLDPKIAILDELDSGLDVDALRDVSRRIEQATEESGLGVLAITHYSRLLHELQPDAVHILVKGRIVAEGGPELAAELERTGYAQYLEDGGAEGPAPADVDPFADPLA from the coding sequence ATGACCCGCAACGCCGAGCTGCGCATCGAGGGTCTGCGGGCCGCGGTCGGTGGCACCGAGATCCTGAAGGGCATCGATCTCGTCGTCCGCAGCGGCGAGGTGCACGCCGTGATGGGCCCGAACGGGTCCGGCAAGTCCACCCTCTCCCACGTCATCGCCGGGCGTCCCGGCTACGAGGTGCTCGACGGGTCGGTCACCCTCGACGGCGAGGACCTGCTGGCCCTGCCCGCCTGGCGACGGGCCCAGGCCGGTCTCTTCCTCGCCATGCAGTACCCGACCGAGGTGCCCGGTGTCGCCCTCGAGGACGTCCTGGTCGAGTCGCTCACCGCCGCCGGCCGGCCCGACGCCGAGGTGCGGGAACGGATGCTGGTCGAGGCCGGTCGCATCGGCTTCGACGAGCGCTTCCTCCACCGCCCGCTGAACGTCGACCTCTCCGGAGGCGAGAAGAAGCGCAACGAGACCCTCCAGCTCGGCGTGCTCGACCCCAAGATCGCCATCCTCGACGAGCTGGACTCCGGGCTCGACGTCGACGCCCTGCGTGACGTCAGCCGCCGCATCGAGCAGGCCACCGAGGAGAGCGGGCTCGGCGTGCTCGCGATCACCCACTACAGCCGACTGCTGCACGAGCTGCAGCCCGACGCCGTCCACATCCTCGTGAAGGGGCGGATCGTCGCCGAGGGCGGTCCGGAGCTCGCCGCCGAGCTCGAGCGGACGGGGTACGCGCAGTACCTCGAGGACGGCGGGGCGGAGGGCCCGGCGCCTGCCGACGTCGATCCGTTCGCCGATCCGCTGGCCTGA
- a CDS encoding Rieske (2Fe-2S) protein, protein MTAARVCALDDIAPGTALRVEVPGVPAIALVRLDDDVYAIGDRCTHQDISLSEGEVDPDDKTLECWKHGSTFSLVTGEPTVLPATKPTPVYEVSVVDGDVYVEVP, encoded by the coding sequence ATGACCGCGGCACGGGTCTGCGCCCTCGACGACATCGCGCCGGGTACGGCCCTGCGGGTCGAGGTGCCGGGCGTCCCGGCCATCGCCCTCGTGCGGCTGGACGACGACGTCTACGCCATCGGCGACCGGTGCACGCACCAGGACATCTCGCTCTCGGAGGGCGAGGTCGATCCCGACGACAAGACGCTCGAGTGCTGGAAGCACGGCAGCACGTTCTCGCTCGTCACCGGCGAGCCCACCGTCCTTCCCGCGACGAAGCCGACCCCGGTCTACGAGGTGTCGGTCGTCGACGGCGACGTCTACGTGGAGGTCCCATGA
- a CDS encoding SufB/SufD family protein, with translation MLPDTAEEVWRYSRVDELQLDRYAPVVDSGPADVPAALDALLAEIPERAGVVVLVDGRLVRVELAATWVDRGVGVGALADAAPGAEVLGAVAGEATDLFGLLNDALSADPVLVDVPAGVSVDGPIVVASWTSTPGALVTPRLVVRAGADAEVQVVDVQASPDGVDALVLPVVELDAAPSARLGYANLQLLGDAAWQIAHQSARVGSQATLRAFTAAFGGSYARLRTDCRLEGRGATGDLFAAYFGRDDQTLDFRTFQDHAAPDTTSELLFKGAVDDRSRSVYTGLIQVRPDARGTNAVQTNRNVKLSPDAWAESVPNLQIENNDVRCAHASTVGPIDEDQLFYLESRGVPTDVAERLVVGGFFDEVLAQLPVRGAESIVRRCITERLDAGGAA, from the coding sequence GTGCTGCCGGACACCGCCGAGGAGGTGTGGCGCTACAGCCGCGTCGACGAGCTCCAGCTCGACCGCTACGCGCCCGTCGTCGACTCCGGCCCCGCCGACGTCCCCGCAGCGCTCGACGCGCTGCTCGCCGAGATCCCCGAGCGCGCGGGGGTCGTCGTGCTCGTCGACGGACGGCTCGTCCGCGTCGAGCTCGCCGCCACCTGGGTCGACAGGGGCGTGGGCGTCGGTGCGCTGGCCGACGCCGCGCCCGGTGCCGAGGTCCTCGGCGCCGTGGCGGGCGAGGCCACCGACCTGTTCGGCCTCCTCAACGACGCCCTGTCGGCCGACCCTGTGCTCGTCGACGTGCCCGCCGGCGTGTCGGTGGACGGGCCGATCGTGGTCGCCAGCTGGACGTCGACGCCGGGAGCGCTCGTCACGCCGCGGCTGGTCGTCCGGGCCGGCGCCGACGCCGAGGTCCAGGTCGTCGACGTCCAGGCCTCGCCCGACGGCGTGGACGCCCTCGTCCTCCCGGTCGTCGAGCTCGACGCCGCACCGTCGGCGCGGCTCGGCTACGCCAACCTCCAGCTGCTCGGTGACGCCGCCTGGCAGATCGCCCACCAGTCCGCCCGCGTGGGGTCCCAGGCGACGCTGCGGGCCTTCACCGCAGCCTTCGGTGGCAGCTACGCCCGGCTGCGCACCGACTGCCGCCTGGAGGGCCGGGGAGCCACCGGCGACCTGTTCGCCGCGTACTTCGGGCGCGACGACCAGACGCTCGACTTCCGCACCTTCCAGGACCACGCGGCGCCCGACACGACGAGCGAGCTGCTCTTCAAGGGCGCGGTCGACGATCGGTCACGGTCGGTCTACACCGGGCTCATCCAGGTCCGTCCGGACGCCCGCGGCACCAACGCGGTGCAGACGAACCGCAACGTCAAGCTCTCGCCCGACGCCTGGGCCGAGTCGGTGCCGAACCTCCAGATCGAGAACAACGACGTGCGCTGCGCCCACGCCTCCACCGTCGGCCCCATCGACGAGGACCAGCTCTTCTACCTCGAGAGCCGGGGCGTCCCCACCGACGTGGCCGAGCGGCTCGTCGTGGGCGGCTTCTTCGACGAGGTGCTGGCCCAGCTGCCCGTGCGCGGCGCGGAGTCCATCGTCCGTCGCTGCATCACCGAGCGCCTCGACGCGGGAGGTGCGGCATGA